The DNA window AAGGCTCCAGGATGAAACGGTTCAGGAAGTTATTCTGGCAACTAACCCGAATATCGAAGGGGAAGCCACTGCTATGTATATCTCTAGATTGTTGAAGCCAACCGGGATAAAGATTACACGCATTGCTCACGGATTGCCGGTAGGCGGAGATTTGGAATATGCAGATGAGGTCACTTTATCCAAAGCGATTGAAGGCAGGAGAGAATTGTAGCATATAGCTTGGAGGGAACAACGTGTTTTTCCAAAGAAAAGGCAAGCTTCGCAAAGAATTTAATCAAAAACTCATCCATGATATCGAAACGATGAAAACGAATTGGTACAATCATAAGGGCTTGATTGAAAAAAGCTTCGATCCATCCTTTGATACGATATGCCAAGCAAAGCTGAGTGA is part of the Pradoshia eiseniae genome and encodes:
- a CDS encoding YaaL family protein; this translates as MFFQRKGKLRKEFNQKLIHDIETMKTNWYNHKGLIEKSFDPSFDTICQAKLSELKYYYLFKEAKERKVSLH